The proteins below are encoded in one region of Mangifera indica cultivar Alphonso unplaced genomic scaffold, CATAS_Mindica_2.1 Un_0004, whole genome shotgun sequence:
- the LOC123205393 gene encoding HMG-Y-related protein B-like, whose translation MASTEDSLNPPPPPQQQPILQPPAQQQPSTLLQYPEMIIAAIEALNEETGSSKAAISKEMESTNLDLPAAHSTLLSHNLNRMTESGVLVMVKNNYMKPDPNAPPKRGRGRPPKPKAPLPTGTVISPPRPRGRPPKPRDPFAPPKKMSSTGSGRPRGRPPKKVKTTPATAPANANNTTGAPRGRGRPPKVKPAVAPVAG comes from the exons ATGGCTTCAACGGAAGATTCTCTCAACCCACCTCCACCGCCACAGCAACAGCCCATTTTACAACCGCCGGCGCAGCAACAACCGTCTACTCTCCTGCAATATCCGGAG atGATTATAGCTGCAATTGAAGCGTTGAATGAGGAAACAGGCTCGTCTAAAGCTGCAATCTCGAAGGAAATGGAGTCAACAAACCTGGATCTACCAGCGGCCCACTCCACACTGCTCTCTCACAACTTAAACAGGATGACAGAGAGTGGCGTGCTGGTTATGGTGAAGAACAACTACATGAAGCCGGACCCCAACGCTCCACCCAAGAGGGGACGCGGCCGTCCGCCGAAGCCCAAGGCGCCTTTGCCAACTGGAACCGTGATTTCCCCACCCAGGCCACGTGGACGTCCACCTAAGCCCAGAGATCCGTTCGCTCCACCGAAAAAGATGAGCTCAACTGGGAGCGGAAGGCCACGTGGAAGACCTCCGAAGAAGGTCAAGACAACCCCCGCTACTGCGCCTGCAAATGCGAATAACACTACCGGTGCCCCTAGGGGAAGAGGACGGCCGCCGAAGGTGAAGCCGGCAGTGGCGCCGGTGGCTGGTTGA